DNA sequence from the Glycine soja cultivar W05 chromosome 18, ASM419377v2, whole genome shotgun sequence genome:
aattcaaatagaatGCAAGAACAATGTGCTTCATTACAGAAACTTAGTGAAGAATAGTTGAAGATTATGAAACATTTCAacacaaatttatatttgaaaatggatGTATTATGTAACTCCACCCCCTAACTTTCTCACACAAGGAAAGATGGCATAAAATCAGTTTGGATAAATCTCtcaataaaaacttaaataaaaacaaaataaaatgaatcaaaattcTCACATaagtcaaaatcaattttgatatATGGTcaagttttaaaattgaaaagctCCCATAATCTAGAAGCTAGCTAATCTGTTGGTTTtgtggaggaaattataaaaaacagaggagagaagagagacaatacgtatgcagagaaaatagaattattctattctaattcaaattgttctcagtagcgatacaataaatagcaaaagataaactaattagataacaagatattagcaaaacagaatattaaaactatcttgctccttaaagatagGAACCACTTATTAATTGggctaatccattaaaactgtcttactcctaaaatataggaaatcaacttatttactaaatcctattttaaaaattaaaaaataaaatattatgcagttacaaaagtatatcttcaacactcctccttgcttTTGGAACTGCAAACTCCAATTCTTTGAGTTCAAGTTTGTTGATAGGTAGTGACTTTGTAAACATGTCAGCCAATTGATCTTTAGACTTACAGTAAATTAAGTTCACTTCTCCACTTTGTTGcatctttatcaaataataaaccttgatgttgaaatgtttagtCTTCCCATGACACACGGGATTGTTTGCAACAATAATGGCTACTAgattgtcaacaaaaatttcagttttgttctttttgaGAAAATAGAATGTTTGGCCTTGTTGTAGTGAGATACATTGGACATCCAATCAAACTCCCATAACATCcttcatcaatgttatcaaCACCTTCTTCTTTGCTAaacttctccttttgattcattggAGTGCTAACAGATTTGCATTCCtccatttgaaacttcttcaaattttcttttgcatatttccttttttccaTGTTTAGCATTCTTTCAAGATGGCAATGATCAAGTCTCTTGTGCTTGAATTCCGTGGGTGTGACTTGAGTGAAATAGGTTGTATGCTCCTCCTCTACTGGATCAAATGAAAAgcttttacctttcattttaaccTTTAGAACTTCCCAGCCAAAAATGTCATAGATAAAGCAATGTTGATGTTCAAAGGACACTTTAAATCCCTTTTTAATCAACTGACCTACGCTTAACAAGTTTTGGTCAATGTTAGGTATATAAAGAACATCTGATATTAATTTGATACCTGAACACGTTGAAATTGCAAtagttccttttccttttactgGAATATAGCCACCATTCCCAATTCTGACCTTTGAGACATTAGTTGGCTTCAAATCTTTGAATAAGGTCTTATCATATGTCATGTGGTTCGTACAACCACTATCAAGCAACCAACTTTCCCTTGATTTACTACTCAAGAAGCATGTGGCCACAAACAGTTGGTCCTCTTCTTCTTGATTAGCATTCTGAGCTCCCTCATCATGGTGATTTTTGTTGGGGCAGATCACCGCTTCATGTCCTATCTGGTTGCACTTGTTACATTTTGCATCTGGTCTCCTCCAACATCTGAAAGGTGCATGACCTTTTTTGCCACAATGATGACAAggtggataatttttctttttatccttaccTTGGTTGTTTGCACTGTTTTCGCTGCTTGCTGGttgattcttcttgaaaaaatcctttttgcTTTCATCAACTTCATGATGTTTGGCGGGCAAAGCACCTTCGACAACATGATCTTGCCTCATCAACCTTCGCTGCTCTTGAGCTTGCAGGGCGTGTAGCACTTCTGCCAATGTGATTTTCGACAGATCCTTTGTGTTCTCCAATGAAGCTATAGATGCTTCATACCTCTCCGGCACCGTTACCAAAATTTTCTCTACAATTCTCGAATCAATAAAATCACTTCCCAACAACTTTATCTTGTTGGCAATACCCAACAATTTGTTtgagtattctttgattgtctcTGACTCTTGCATCCTTTGAAGCTCAAATTCTCTCCTTAAATTCAGCACTTGCATGCTTCATATTCTATCATCTCCACTGTATTCCTCTTTCAAATAATTCCAAATTGCTTTGGGTGATTTTAGAGTCATGATTCTGATGAATATCATTTGTGAAACACCAGTGAACAAACATGACCTcgcctttgccttcttcatctttctttccttgtgatttttaatttgggccATGGTGGGATTTTCAGGCAGCGGAAATATTTCATAATCCTCTTCCACAGCATCCCATAAATCCAAAGACTCCATGTAGGATTGCATTTTCACTTTCCAAAGATCATAATTCTCtccatcaaagattggaagagttatgtggAAAAAACTTGCTTCACCTTCCATGGTAAAGGTCCCGTAAGAataaagctctgataccaattgttggttttgtggaggaaattataaaaaacagaggagagaagagagacaatacgtatgcagaggaaatagaattattctattctaattcaaattgttctcagtagcgatacaataaatagcaaaagataaactaattagataacaagatattagcaaaacagaatattaaaactatcttgctccttaaagatagGAACCACTTATTAATTGggctaatccattaaaactgtcttactcctaaaatataggaaatcaacttatttactaaatcctattttaaaaattaaaatataaaatattatgcagttacaaaagtatatcttcaacaTAATCCAAATTGGGTAATACTTTCCTTCTCAAATGCAGGACAACTGATATAActttattagaaaatttaaggcctaaataatataaaaccCAACAGTTTATCAAATACAACCAGGCTGATTAAATATAGTACCAACATTATATGGAAACCGTCTGCTCTGCATCAAGTCAGCTAGGGTGGCATCCCCTTCAAACCGCCTTATAAGCCAGTATATATTCAGCCGCTTTCTTTGAAGGGATCTGCAAACATTATGTGAGAACTTTTGTATTTGTGATGACTGAAACTAAATTGTTAAATGATGTGATGAAAATCTCTTTGGTTTCCCATACAAGTACAACAATGATACCCAAAATTCGTAAGGTAGTATTAGTTTTAATAGAGCAACACCTCAACAAAACCATAAACAAAATTCACACAACTGTTTGCAAATCTCAGTGAGAACATATATGAACAAAATGGTACTATGTTGCAAAACGGATTGAGAAGAAAATGCAGTAACTGTTGAGCAATGTCaacctaattaattttaaaaaaatttaatgacagCCTAGTAACTGACAAGTAGCATTTGTTTCAGACTTTAAACACCTTGGAAGACTGATATGGAACACTTTTAATGACAGTTTAATAACAGCCTGAGTAACCGGTGTCTCTAAATTTAAAACGATGAAATGAGAAGAGTGTGCCACGTAAGCAAAAAGGATGTAATGGAAGAATCTCAACTTTCCGATGGCATCTTTAATACAAGTTTTTTATATAGGtttcttaatcattttttttagttcccgAAACACATTTTGTGATACTTGTACTATCATGTCACtcctaaaaaattcatataaaattttacttcaATACTAAGAAATCACAAGAAACTTCAAAAAATCcacacatttatattttttttatattataacttaattattgttcaaataaaaCGGGTATATATcagggattaaaaatatatttaagtctgaaataattaattcatttttgaaAAGCAAATTACTATTTCCACCCACCACCTACCatcatttaaaacaaaaaacatcacCGAATGCTAAAACCTTCCTTCCCCTTCCCCAATGTTaaaacttcatttttctttcataaacaaaaaaatcacccACCATCATAAAAAAAACTCCACATCTTCCattccttcttcttccttttctattttctccCCCCCGCCCTGTCATTTTGTATTCCTTTggccttttcttttccttcttccttttccttcttcttcgtTTCACAACCACCCTTTACCGCTTCCCCTTGAGCCATCGAGGTCGCTCCCTCGTTCAACCACAGTTTCCCCTCAAGTCACCAGTGTTACTCCCTCGCAACCACGACAACCCCTCGAGCCACCATCGCTGCTCTCTCGTGCAACCATCGTCAATGACGATAGAGGCAGTAGTCTGTTCATGGTCACTATTCGTACTCTTTAATTtggtttgtattttattttgagttGAGATTGCATTgagtgatttaatttttttggaaaaaatgcaattttttttgtgaaatttcatCTTTGCGTTTGCTTCATCGGTTTAATATGATTTGTTGGAAGTGTTCATGTTCTTCCTTTGCTTCATCTCTGCAAATTTACCCTCTTAATTTAGTTAATGGTTGGAGAGTAcgaattttatgaaaattatgattttttattgatcaGAAACGGTTTCTTATATAAGGAATGCACCATCTGCTGAAGAAACCAGTCATGTCCAGTCACTTTGCTCTAATGTCGAGGAACTTGAAAGAAATCGTTCCTTAAATTAAGAAACCCACAAAGCACCTCCGGTTGGAGATGCTCTTAAAGTAGGAGGTGGCAATGTCACAACTTGTgtcttagaattatattttatacataGATGACAAAAACTTAAGagtcaaattaaattattacattTCATGTTGATGTCATACCAATTGCATCTTTctcattaagaaaaaaataaatatatttttaattcttataatttagtattttttaatccttacaaattatatttattttattttttccttaaagtttttaaaataattctttgAACCATAAAAAGTGTTATTTAAATCACTTAaaggatgaaaaacaaaacaaacataatttgcaaggactaaaataaaaaattacaaataaaaaaggaaaaaattactaaattaaattatagggactactaaagatatttaaaaaaaaaatcatatattcaatcttttgatatttcagtaacaagaggaagaaaaaataacatGCACCTTGCATGTGTAATAAGGATTGAAACGAGGGATGAGATTTCAACAACATATGGGTAAACAATTGGATATGTTAATTTGGGTTAAAATTGGGAATGAAAAAGTTGGATTAGTGTAGAGGGGAGATGAGATGTAGTAGAAGAGAGAAATATAGAAAAATGACTCGTACATGAATATGTTGATGTGGCAAAAATAATATTGCAATCTCATAATGCATAGTTGTGTGCCTTaggatttatatatttttaattttgtatccgtgcatctattttttttgtaatattttaaaattttacacattattgtaaatttatgaaaattagtTCCATAATTATTATGTctcttttgataaaattaaataagttaatattcatttttttacagAAGTTAATATTCGTTTACTCTTTTAGTAATTtcaatcatcttatttttgttggtttgatgcatataaatatgttttatttactttcaagTGCATGTAGTTTTCCAatagtttttgaaattaaaaaaaatgataaatataaaggTAATTGAATTTTTCATGTTAGAGCAAATTAATTAAGTGAATAACACAaatctttcttcattttaaaacattacttTTAGCTTCCTGATTTATTTTAGGAAgttacatgataaattttatgaaattctaaatattaattatattttttaatacctaTATCAAAACCTTAAATATCATAAAAGTGAATTCGAGGGagtattagaagaaaaaaattttaaacccGAGtgcataaatttatatatatatatatatatatatatatatatatatatatatatatatatatatatatatatatatatatatatatgattgtttCCTTTGAAAAGTATTtctgatttttaataaaagaaattgattTACCAAAGTTAGAGCCTAAAAATATGGAGTcaaatgaaaaatcaaaatgaaatatttataccTCCAAGACATATACTCTCCGACGAACAccgttttttaattaattttaattggtaCTACTAACGCTGACAAATACAATTAGCTTTCTTTAATCACATTCAGATTAGCTAGATCACAAATTCAAAGGTTGTTATagtaagacaaaaataaaaggagGGAAAATCACAACTTACTCACAAGGAAgtcaaattttatttctctccTATTCCAAACTAAATAAAGTAGAAGTCTTATTACGGAGAAAGatatactatttatttattatttatgagaatcatatgtttaaaaataatattgatttcttataattaataatttaggaAATCTTAGAGTTTTACACATACTTCCATAACAACTTTATTAGCATTAGCCTGAGtgtaaaatatcctttttaattgtcatttttttgggaaaaaaataattttatatatataacgtGTTCAAAATAACATTAGTTATACTTTTGTCTATTATATTCTAATTTTCAcctaattcttaattaatttatacatatgtatttattatggtgtataaataaaaaagaaataaaataagaaattttataattattttattagaatgaagaaaatttattgtatttttaaaaacaaatagaaagGAAGCAAAAGGAGTATTTTTCTATTGGTAAATGACAATCACAATCGCATTGGTTAAGAGCGTACAATTAAAGAATGATTAAGCTAAAGTCAAACTCTTCTTGATCTTGAAGGACAGTTTAGATTCCTCCCATCTTAGTCTCAACACTCACCAATAGCAGAAACTAGATCTAGACTAAGATGGCGAACTTACTGGAAATTGTAGCGCCCTTCGCTGTTGATTATTTGCAAACACCCTTGAAGAAAGCTGTGAAGTCAGTCATGGAGGTTCCAAAAGATGTGGCAGACATGAAAGACAAACTTGATGGGATTCAAGCCATCATTCATGATGTAGATAAGATGGCAGCAGCTGAAGAAGGCAACTCACATGATGGTCTCAAAGCAAAGCTGAAGCAGCTGGTGGAAACATCCTTTTGCATGGAAGATATCGTTGATGAATGCATGATCCATGAGGAAAAGCAACTTGGTGATGATCCTGGATGTAAAGCTTTACCTTGTAAGGCTATTGATTTCGTCAAAACTACGGCCTCTCGTCTTCAATTTGCATACATGAATGAGGACGTGAAATCCGAATTTCGTGGAATCAAGGAGAGGAATGGAAGTGAAGATAGCTACCAAATCCAATCTTCTGGAGGAAACCAAAACATCACGTTCCATAACCTTCGAATGGCTCCTCTGTATCTTAAGGAGGCTGAGGTTTTGGGCTTTGACGGCCCTGGAGATACATTGGAAAAATGGTTGAAAGAGGGGCGAGAAGAGCGCACTGTAATCTCTGTGGTAGGAATGGGAGGACTTGGAAAAACTACTCTTGTCAAGAAAGTTTTTGACAAAGTCCGGACACATTTCACTCTCCATGCATGGATCACAGTATCTCAATCCTACACCGCAGAAGGACTGTTGAGGGATATGTTGCTCGAGTttgtagaagaagaaaaaagaggggATTATTCTTCAATGGATAAAAATCATTGATAGATCAAGTGAGAAAGCACTTGCACCACAAGAggtatgttgttgtgtttgatgaCGTGTGGAATACTCTTTTTTGGCAAGAAATGGAGTTTGCTTTAATTGATGATGAAAATGGAAGTAGGATATTAATCACAAGCAGAAATCAGGATGTTGTTAATTCCTGTAAGAGATCTGCTGCTATTCAAGTGCATGAGCTGCAACCTTTAACTCTTGAAAAATCATTGGAATTGTTTTATACAAAGGCATTTGGATCTGACTTTAATGGACGTTGTCCAAGCAATCTTAAGGACATATCCACTGAAATTGTTAAAAAGTGTCAAGGCTTACCACTAGCAATTGTGGTCATTGGTGGTCTTTTATTcgacaaaaaaagagaaatacttAAATGGCAGAGGTTTTATCAAAATCTAAGTTGTGAACTACGGAAAAATCCCAGTTTAAATCCTGTGAAAAGGATTTTGGGTTTCAGTTATCATGATTTGCCTTACAATCTCAAACCATGCTTCTTGTATTTCGGAATATATCCAGAAGATTACAAAGTTGAACGCGGGACATTGATTCTACAATGGATAGCTGAGGGGTTTGTTAAATCTGAAGCAACAGAAACTTTAGAGGAAGTggcagaaaaatatttaaatgagttGATCCAAAGAAGTTTGGTTCAAGTATCTTCATTTACTAAGGGTGGCAAAATTAAATACTGTGGTGTTCATGACCTAGTATATGAAATTATCCGTGAGAAAAATGAAGATTTAAGCTTTTGCCATTCTGCAAGTGAGCGTGAGAACTCGCCAAGAAGTGGGATGATTCGTCGCCTAACAATAGCATCCGATTCCAACAATTTGGTGGGAAGTGTTGGAAACTCAAACATTCGATCACTTCATGTTTTTAGTGATGAAGAATTATCAGAATCCTCGGTGAAGAGAATGCCTACAAACTACAGGTTATTAAGGGTACTTCATTTTGAACGCAATTCACTGTATAATTATGTTCCGCTCACGGAAAATTTTGGGGATTTATCCCTTTTGACGTACTTAAGCTTCAGAAATTCAAAGATAGTAGATCTTCCAAAATCAATAGGCGTGTTGCACAACCTAGAAACATTGGATCTAAGAGAATCTCGTGTGCTTGTGATGCCAAGAGAGTTCTGCAAGCTTAAAAAGTTAAGACACCTTTTAGGGTTTCGGCTTCCAATAGAGGGTAGCATTGGAGATCTAACGTCCCTAGAAACACTGTGTGAAGTGAAAGCAAACCATGATACAGAAGAAGTAATGAAAGGGTTGGAAAGACTTACACAATTAAGGGTGTTGGGCTTGACCCTTGTTCCGTCACATCACAAAAGTTCTCTGTGCTCCTTGATAAACAAGATGCAACGCCTGGACAAGTTATACATTACTACTCCAAGGTCATTACTTAGGCGCATTGATTTGCAATTTGATGTATGTGCACCTGTGCTTCAGAAGGTTCGCATTGTAGGGGGTTTAAAGGAGTTCCCAAACTGGGTTGCCAAGCTCCCAAATCTTGTTACGTTGTCCTTGACACGCACCCGTTTGACTGTTGATCCATTGCCACTACTTACGGATTTACCATATTTGTCGTCCCTCTTTATTAATCGTAGTGCATACGATGGTGAAGTTTTGCAGTTCCCAAACAGGGGGTTTCAGAACCTTAAGCAAATACTACTGAATCGCTTGTATGGTTTGAAATCCATCGTTATTGAAGATGGAGCATTGCCTTCTCTTGAAAAGTTCAAGTTAGTCAGAATTCTCGAACTGAAGGAGGTGCCTTCTGGTCTCTACAAGTTACCAAATCTTGAGGTTTTCCATGCTATTCATATGTCACCTGAATTTCAAGAAAACTTTAATCTCAACAGAGGACAACGTCAATGGATAATAGAATGACGGTGGAAATGAAAAAGGTCAGACTTTCAAAGTGtaggtgttttttttattcttatgctGAATATAATTGTTATTGCTATTGTCAACTGTTTAGATTTCAAcctataagttttatttgattcCGAAAGtaatttctctgtttttttgCTTCTCATACCCTCTCTTTAATTTGGAATATatgcattttttgttgttgtttattcTGCATGTTCCATCATTACTCATAATATACATGTTTTTGAATTGGTAGGCCCTGGGATTTAAGTTTCACGTACTTCTAATTCTCCATGTGGACTGTGACAACAACAGCGTTGAATCATCATTAAAACTGCCTTGGAATTCATCATTGCTCCTTCAAGTCCCCAGATAAACAGAATATGCATGTGAACCTATCTTAGTTTCTTTAGCAAAGTGATGTAAAACTTCTGAAAAAAGCGGAATGATTTACCACATTTCGCTTTTTTATTAGTTCCTTCTTAGATGTATTATGTTTGCACCATGTTACGAGAATTTCTCTTTCAAGGATTGTAAGACCTTGTTCATTGTAATCTTTTTTCTGTTTCGGAATAAGGAGAAAAACTAATTCTGTATAACTTGTTTGCTTTTTATAATGTTTCCTTATCcattctaattatattttatttagataaaatttcTTCTGTTTGTGGTTTCTCGTGGATGCTTCCATTCACTACACCAAAATCATGGCAACGAATCAATCATACCCCGCgcgtgcatatatatatatatatatatgatttgaaATTTCAGGATCttgatcattttattttttttgttgaatcgatcattttattttaataaataacataatatgtcACATAgaaatcaattatttataccataagcaaataataagaaaaatttacttattttttttaaaaaaaaatgatagaaaaccaaacattttgatgaaaaataaacaatagaagaaatttacttatatgtttaaattttgaaaaaattaacatgatagaaaatgaaataaaaattaaaaaacagtaTTATCCAATTTGCTAGCTTAAATGTGTTGTATACTTTCAGGAATTCTAAGTGATCACAATGGCATTGTGACTGCAATTACAGCTGCATCAGTCACATCTTCTGGACCATGAGTCACCACATAAGGAGATCTGATACCATactctaacccaaaaccttaaggctaaTAATATATGATAGGGTCTGAAAATATTAGGTTGgattatgtttaaaaaatgtagaattaatatattttaaaattgtgaaaAGTTTGTTGAAATTGGAAATAATGATAGTATCCGTGATGGGTTTTCAACTGCAAACATGATAGGGTCTGAAAATTTTAACCCTGCTTACAAGGGAATTtgagttaaaataaaaagttgtatcCATAAAGGTCATAAACCCTGTTGAATGCaagaaacttaaaaatattaaaaaatcttaaacacATATACGGTTGATATATTACTCCAATTTTGATTTGCAACCTCAAAACCACTTGGTAGCAATTCAATTTTCAAACCAAATATGCAGAAGCAACCTATCACCTGTATATGTTTTCATTTAAAACTAAGAACATTTATATGGCAAATGTAGACTAAATCTAATATTAGTATCTTTTTATATCTATTTCAATCTCTTCAAGAgacaaatttgaaaatatggaaataaataaaaacgaaAAGCTTCCATCAATGAATTACGTTCAAAGTCAGTTGGCTACTTGTGTTAATAATGTCAAAGAAGATACCTTGGATCCAAAAGAAACTCCTTAGGAATGTAGTTGATGCCGACTCGGAGATCTGTAGCAGCTCCAAGATCAATGATGTTGAATATATGAGACTCTGATCCCAatggtttaaaaaaatgtgagctTAATTTGGATTAGGGATCTTTCTGCATTGGATAAAGTTATGCAATCTTTAAATTGTTTACCTTCAAACAAACTAATGTTCTGTGGCTTGATATCCCTATGCACAATACCAGTAGAGTGAAGACCATCCAATGCACATGATTATTTCAATGATTCTATTTTCTCTTTCCAATCCTTTGGGTAAGTCTTAAAACCTCATCCAAAATTAATGTTTCAACTTGAAATTTGTGGCACCATCATTTGGTCTGATCTGAAGACTTTAAGCAATCATGATTTATGATATGCCCAGAGAACTAAAAGTCTGGTTTCGAGGACCAGAGAACCTCCAAGAAGAAAGGTAAGGAAAATGGAAATTTCATTCATGTCTGTGCTTGATTATTACACGTATATTTATAGCAATTTCTAAGtaacaaaatttgtaattttgtgccTAAGGAATATTATATTCCGTTATGCCTGCCTCCACAAGACCGACAAGCATCAAGCAAAGGGGTTCTGATGATTTTGCTGATGAAATACCCACTTCACCCTTCAGACAAAGTCCTAGCCTTGAGGTAAGTGGGTTTCTTCACTGCTCTCTTGGTTTTCTCTGCTTTCTGCACCTGTGTTGTGGATGTTGCTACTCCTTGAGTGACTTCAATTGCTTCTTGCTTCTGCCTGTGTCTCTGTCTCAGTTGAGTCCTGTCTTCTTCCTTCCTATCAATTTACCATGGgagaataaaattcaaatagaatGTAAGAACAATGTGCTTCATTACGGAAACTTGGTGAATAGTTGAAGATTATAGAACATTTTAACAccaatttatatttgaaaatagatGTATTATGTAACAGCACCCCCTAACTTCCTCACACAAGGAAAGAGGGTATAAAATCAGTTTGGATAAATCTCTcaacaaaaacttaaataaaaacaaaataaaatgaatcaaacttctcacataaattaaaatcaattctgATATATGGTcaggttttaaaattgaaaagctCCCATAATCTAGAAGCTAATCAAAATTGGGTAATACTTTCTTTCTTAAATGCAGGACAACTGATATAAActttattagaaaatttaagGCCAGAATAATATAAAACCCAACAATTTATTAAACACAACCAGGCTGATTAAATATAGTACCAACATTATATGGAAACTGTCTGCTCTGCATCAAGTCAGCTAGGGTGGCATCCCCTTCAAACCGCCTTATAAGCCAGTATATACTCAGCCGCTTTCTTTGAAGAGATCTGCAAACATTATGTGAGAACTTTTGTATTTGTCGTGACTGAAACTAAATTGCTAAATGATGTGATGCGAAtctcttttgtttccccatacAAGTACAACAATGATACCCAAAATTCGTAAGGTaatattagttttaataaagcaacacctcaacaaaacaataaacaaaattcGCAGTTGTTTGCAAACCTCAGTGAGAACATATATGAACAAAATGGATAAGTAGAGAATGCATTAACTATTGAGCAATGTCAAcccaattaatttaaaaaaggtAAATGACAGTTTAGTAACTGATAAGTAGCATTTGTTTCAGACTTTAAACACCTTGGAAGACTGATATGGAACACTTTTAATGACAGTTTAATAACAGCCTGAGTAACCAGTGTCTCGGAATTTGAAATGGTGAAATGAGAAGAGTGTGCCACCTAAGCAAAAAGGATGAAATACAAGAATCTCTGCTTTCTGAAAATCACAGATGGCAATGTCACAGCTTGTGTCtcagaatttatttattataaatagatgACATACAAAAGCTTAAGAatcaaatgaaattattatacACTCCGGAGTTGATGTTATAGCAGTTGCATCTTtcacattaagaaaaaaaaattaaatatatttttaattcttgtaatttaatattttttaatccttacaaattatatttttaaaattttcacaatgtacacattattgtaaatttatga
Encoded proteins:
- the LOC114396884 gene encoding disease resistance protein RPM1-like — protein: MEFALIDDENGSRILITSRNQDVVNSCKRSAAIQVHELQPLTLEKSLELFYTKAFGSDFNGRCPSNLKDISTEIVKKCQGLPLAIVVIGGLLFDKKREILKWQRFYQNLSCELRKNPSLNPVKRILGFSYHDLPYNLKPCFLYFGIYPEDYKVERGTLILQWIAEGFVKSEATETLEEVAEKYLNELIQRSLVQVSSFTKGGKIKYCGVHDLVYEIIREKNEDLSFCHSASERENSPRSGMIRRLTIASDSNNLVGSVGNSNIRSLHVFSDEELSESSVKRMPTNYRLLRVLHFERNSLYNYVPLTENFGDLSLLTYLSFRNSKIVDLPKSIGVLHNLETLDLRESRVLVMPREFCKLKKLRHLLGFRLPIEGSIGDLTSLETLCEVKANHDTEEVMKGLERLTQLRVLGLTLVPSHHKSSLCSLINKMQRLDKLYITTPRSLLRRIDLQFDVCAPVLQKVRIVGGLKEFPNWVAKLPNLVTLSLTRTRLTVDPLPLLTDLPYLSSLFINRSAYDGEVLQFPNRGFQNLKQILLNRLYGLKSIVIEDGALPSLEKFKLVRILELKEVPSGLYKLPNLEVFHAIHMSPEFQENFNLNRGQRQWIIE